One genomic segment of Mesoterricola silvestris includes these proteins:
- a CDS encoding serine/threonine-protein kinase, with protein sequence MTSTPRRIGKFEIVERLGEGAMGEVFLARDTLLGREVAIKTIRAALTSPDAKDRFFREAQAAGRLNHPNLVTIHEFGEEDGTLFMVMEYVPGDDLGRLLASRELSHREMLELLAQVCDGLGFAHQRGVLHRDIKPTNIRITRVSGRLAAKVLDFGIARLAGSDLTATGALLGTFGYMAPEYIQSGKPDARADLFAVGVILYETLAGFPPFGGESTATVLHRIVNEEPAPLDPDQLTGISPAIQGVVARALAKDPAARYPSAEALAEALRAARDPWWDPASDKGATRSDRLLDLPQRGRKPAPRAEGAPSHAWIYLAVAAVMAVLTAGAGWLWIRHRRHRPVPAPPVAVQPAAQPVVAPAPPVEAPKPEPPAPEPAKAEPSRPTPAPQAVKAEPKAAPEPAAPARAGAYATLDQAARALDTDPKGALAFLENAVKEDPTNERAIALRIAALYDAGDYRGCSLAIRGARETGHPLWPMALKYPRLRKALEQERITPRLLRRRQAQ encoded by the coding sequence ATGACGAGCACCCCCCGCAGGATCGGCAAGTTCGAGATCGTTGAGCGCCTGGGCGAAGGGGCCATGGGCGAGGTCTTCCTGGCCCGGGACACCCTGCTGGGGCGGGAAGTGGCCATCAAGACCATCCGCGCCGCCCTCACCTCCCCCGACGCCAAGGACCGCTTCTTCCGGGAGGCCCAGGCCGCGGGCCGCCTCAACCACCCCAACCTCGTCACCATCCATGAGTTCGGCGAGGAGGACGGCACGCTCTTCATGGTCATGGAGTACGTGCCCGGCGACGACCTGGGCAGGCTCCTGGCCTCCCGGGAACTGTCGCACCGGGAGATGCTCGAGCTCCTGGCCCAGGTGTGCGACGGCCTGGGCTTCGCCCACCAGCGGGGCGTCCTCCACCGGGATATCAAGCCCACCAACATCCGCATCACCCGCGTCTCCGGACGCCTCGCGGCCAAGGTCCTGGACTTCGGCATCGCGCGCCTGGCCGGGAGCGACCTCACCGCCACCGGGGCCCTCCTGGGCACCTTCGGCTACATGGCCCCCGAGTACATCCAGTCCGGCAAACCCGACGCCCGGGCCGACCTGTTCGCGGTGGGGGTGATCCTGTACGAGACCCTGGCGGGCTTCCCCCCCTTCGGCGGCGAGTCCACGGCCACGGTGCTCCACCGCATCGTCAACGAGGAGCCCGCCCCCCTGGACCCGGACCAGCTCACCGGCATCAGCCCCGCCATCCAGGGCGTGGTGGCCCGGGCCCTGGCCAAGGACCCCGCCGCGCGGTACCCCAGCGCCGAGGCCCTGGCGGAGGCCCTGCGCGCGGCCCGGGACCCCTGGTGGGACCCCGCCTCCGACAAGGGCGCCACCCGGAGCGACCGGCTCCTGGACCTGCCCCAGCGGGGCCGGAAACCCGCGCCCCGCGCGGAAGGGGCTCCTTCCCACGCCTGGATCTACCTCGCCGTCGCCGCGGTCATGGCGGTCCTCACCGCGGGGGCGGGCTGGCTCTGGATCCGCCACCGCCGGCACCGCCCCGTCCCGGCCCCGCCCGTGGCGGTCCAGCCCGCGGCGCAGCCGGTCGTGGCCCCGGCCCCGCCGGTGGAGGCCCCCAAGCCCGAACCCCCCGCCCCCGAACCCGCCAAGGCCGAGCCCTCCCGGCCCACCCCCGCGCCCCAGGCCGTCAAGGCCGAACCCAAGGCCGCGCCCGAACCCGCCGCCCCGGCCAGGGCCGGCGCCTACGCCACCCTCGACCAGGCCGCCCGGGCCCTGGACACCGACCCCAAGGGCGCCCTGGCCTTCCTGGAAAATGCGGTCAAGGAGGATCCCACCAACGAGCGCGCCATCGCCCTGCGCATCGCCGCGCTCTACGACGCGGGCGACTACCGGGGCTGCTCCCTGGCCATCCGAGGCGCCCGGGAGACGGGGCACCCCCTCTGGCCCATGGCCCTGAAGTACCCCCGCCTGCGAAAGGCCCTGGAGCAGGAGCGGATCACCCCGCGCCTCCTGAGGCGCAGGCAGGCTCAGTAG
- a CDS encoding class IV adenylate cyclase, with the protein MKHAHPMEIEMKFRIPALAPARLRLEACGFLLASAQGPELSVLWDRDGELRAQGGALRLRRYGGTATLTWKGARVPDPLLKIRPEVETTVGDPAALEGILGQMGFGPVFEMRKSRSVWNRGALVACLDEAPFGCYLELEGSPGAIREAMGQLGLEEAQVEPRSYVTLFRELG; encoded by the coding sequence ATGAAACATGCCCACCCCATGGAAATCGAGATGAAGTTCCGGATCCCCGCCCTCGCGCCGGCGCGCCTCCGGCTGGAGGCCTGCGGGTTCCTCCTGGCGAGCGCCCAGGGCCCGGAGCTGAGCGTCCTCTGGGACCGGGACGGGGAGCTCCGCGCCCAGGGCGGCGCGCTGCGCCTGCGCCGCTACGGCGGCACGGCCACCCTCACCTGGAAGGGGGCGCGGGTGCCGGACCCGCTCCTGAAGATCCGCCCCGAAGTGGAGACCACGGTGGGCGACCCCGCGGCCCTGGAGGGGATCCTCGGGCAGATGGGTTTCGGCCCGGTCTTCGAGATGCGCAAGAGCCGCTCCGTGTGGAACCGCGGGGCCCTGGTGGCGTGCCTGGACGAGGCCCCCTTCGGGTGCTACCTCGAACTGGAGGGGAGCCCCGGGGCGATCCGCGAAGCCATGGGCCAGCTCGGCCTGGAGGAGGCCCAGGTGGAGCCCCGCAGCTACGTCACGCTGTTCCGGGAGCTGGGATGA